acctcaccaacgtctgatATTTGTGTCCACAGTTTGATGAATTCACTTCTGTTCTTTAAGATTTTGTCTTTCTTCATTGCAGTTTTACATTGATACTGTTTTCTTTTCCAGTGTTGAAGATTCGTCAGGACCGGATTACAAAGGTAATTTAATCCAAAAACACAATCCACAATGATATGGCACACTGTAACTATATGGATGCGGCAGGCAATAAGAAAGTGAACACCTTAACATCTGACCCTCACAGTATGATCTATCatcacacaccaccctggccacgctctcatctcgctgctaccatcagcaaTAAGGTACAGGAATCTGAAAACCATGTCCACCAGCTtgtggccccgacccaaaacatcgtctgtccttttccctccacagatgctgcctgacatagagggtgcagagaagatttagggggatgttgcctggactcaagggtctgagctatagggaacgtttgagcaggctagggctttataactttcttttctgtttattatattgtttacagagtactatgtttacatcttcagttgtgctgctgcaagtaagaatttcattgttctgtttaggGACATactatataacaataaaacacttgactcttgaaatgctgttttagtccctgcctcagctacctcctatggcagctcgatCGATAGACCcactactctctgagtgaaaaggttgcccctcaggttcctatcacatATTTCTCCCCTCACACAagacctatttcctctggttcttaattcccctactctgggtaaaagactgtgtattggGGGAAAGTCTACATTCTGTTAagcaactccaaagatgtacgggtttgtagggttaattggctttgtaacattttaaattgtccctagtgtgtaggagagtgttggtATGTGCGGTTCGCTGctctgtgtggactcagtgggctgaagggcctgtttctgtgctgcatctccaaaggaAAACTACTGACCATTCAGTTAATCTGATTTTCGTTTCGTTACAGTTGTGGAAAGATCCATCCAAGAGCCCAAGGAAAGATCGGACAGTTTTCCAGAGCGGGAGTGTTGTGGGTGACGGTGCAGAGAGGGTCAGCGATGAGATTGCCTCAGAGAGCTTGATGTCTACTTCCAGCATGGCCCAGGATCTGGTGAAGCGGAGGCTCTtccagcagaggaggatgagGACCCTTCTGTTGAAGAGGTTCATGGAGCCGAGGAGCAACCTGACCTCCTTGCAGCTCTCAACCTGGTCCCTGGCGGTGGGCGCGGTCCACGAGCAACGCAGGAGGTTCCTGGCCAGCTTCTGCAAGACGTTCTACATCAACAAGCACCGCCGTTCCCTCATCCGCCTAGTGTCCCAGGTCTACGTGGAGGAGAGGCACAAGCTCCTGTACTGTGAGGTTCCCAAGGCCGGCTGCTCCAACTGGAAACGTATCCTGATGGTATTGAGCGGAGAGGCCTCCTCCCCACACAACATCTCGCACGACTTTGTGCACACCAGCAAGAAGCTGAGGCGTTTGGACAGCTACAACCTGAGGGAGGCCAACGAGCTTCTCAACGGCTTCACCAAGGTCTTGTTCGTGAGGGACCCCATGGAAAGACTGGTGTCTGCTTTCCGGGACAAGTTCGAGCACCCCAACAACTACTACCACCCGGTCTTCGGCAAAGCCATCTTGAAAAAGTACCGGGCCAACGCCAGTGAGGAAGCCCTCAAAACGGGCTCGGGGGTGAGGTTCAGCGAGTTTGTCCGCTACCTCTTGGATCCCCATAAACCCATCGGCATGGACATTCACTGGGAGCAAATCAGCAAGCTGTGCTCACCCTGCCTCATCAACTATGACTTCATTGGAAAGTTCGAGAGCTTGGAGCAAGACGCTAACTACTTCCTGAAGCTGATCGGCGCCCCTCAGGGTCTACGCTTCCCGAGTTTCAAGGACAGGCATTCCGCGGATGAGAGAACTACCTCCACTGTGGTCAATCAATACCTCGTCCAAATAACCCCCTTTGAAAGACAGCAGCTATACAACTTCTATAACATGGACTACCTGATGTTTAACTATTCCAAGCCACATCTTTAGCGCGGAGTTTGGATTGGGAGTGTAATTATCAACAAGAGATCTTTAATATATTTTGTGATGCagaaccttcttcttcttgcgtatggcgtgcacagctgaaggttgaaggacaacttgttctatttgatcttatttgattgtgcacgccaggttgattgcattcgttgaaacagggcggaccacgtgaaggttgcaatcttccaccccatgcaGAACCTATTTCCTTTGGCAcctaaccagaggacataggtttaagatgaagggggaatgatttaataggaagctgagggacaaccttttcacacaaagggtggtgggtgtacggaacgagccgccggaggaggtagttgaggcagggactatcgcaacattcaagaaacatttagacaggtacattaataggacagagggatatgggccaaaagcaggcaagtgggactaatgtagatggggcatgttggtcagtgtgggcgttgggctgaagggcctgcttccatgctgtgtgacccgATGGCGAGTACTTTCCTATGGATTTGGAGTAATGTTCCAATGTTTTGAGTTGGCGTATGAGTTGCTTTAGCTCGTGGCCAAGAGGAAATGGGGTATTTCCTGAGCTGAGTGTTTCATGAACTTGGGCACTGTGTACCAAGctaattcaattcagttcaattatattttatggcCACATAtacctaggtacaatgaaatCCTTTCGTTTTTGCATATAACACAAAGTacgcaaagagttgccacgtttctggGTTTGAAAGAACTTATCCGAGCCATATTGGTCCCTCTCTGTtctcagccacccccccccccccccccccccattactacTGATGAAGGTTGTTTTTTGCTAAAACATTGACAACATTTCTAAGTATTGGGTGTTTCCAGGGCTTTCTGTGGTATTTTTGAATGAACCCTGCGATACACCTAAGATCACTGTAAGAATCCTAGTCTTCGACAATTCCATTATTGTACAATGAGCAACTTGCAAAGTAATAGAGAACACAGTCTGCACTTTGGGGTAGTTGTGGTGTAGAGGGGATATAGTTATATGAACAATCTGATTTCCCTCCCTAAGTTTCTGATACACTTCCGTttggctcgaacccgggtctctgacactgtaatgggcctgtcccacctaggcgatttttttctgcgactgccggcgactatcatagtcatagcaggtcgccaaaaaaacggcgactgaactctcctacgacaatgtctataaCAACCTGCCACCTAGtggacgtcaagctaccgacaatcgGCGACCCATTAAGACGTCCACCTACGAACACACCTGggacaacctatgtccacccgcgacaagctacgacaaggtaagacaattcagtggcAATTCTGTCGCCGGTTaacataggttgacgtaggtagtggccaatggaattcaccgaagtcagcaacgGCAACAACCTTCGTCATCCTGGCGAGaacctacgacatcctggcgacaacctacgacagcacctacgtcaggagaagtcaagctacacacATTGGCATCAAGCCAACTGTCCCCGACTGTCgctgaaaggttttgaacatatcaaaatccagcggcgaccagaaaaacgctacaattctttgggcgactgaagagactgctcacgaccatacaggcgagaccccggcaaccatgtggcgacagcctagtcgcctgtagtcacctaaaaaaacgcctaagtgggacaggggcataaggcagcaactctaatgttgGGCCACCGTGCCACGCTTATTCAAcacattcgatcctgactacaggtgatatctgtgcggagtttgcacgttctccccacaaCAGCATGAGTTTCCTTTGGacgcttctgtttcctcccacatcctaaagatgtgcgggtgtgtaggttaattgaccctctgtgaattgtcccttagtgtgtagggagtggatgagaaagtgagataacaaagaactagtgtgaacaggtgattgatggttggcgtaggatcggtgggctgaagggcctgtttctatgctgtatctcttaattcaattcaattcaaacctTTTGTGATATTACCGAGTGCTATCAATAACATATATTCTGGGTAAAATGTGCTGAATAATACAGGAGTAAGTTTTAAGATGTTCTCAAGTTGCTCTGGATAATTTTATGTTTTCATTTCACTTGGATTTTTTCACTGGAAAACTGGAATAAAACcattaaaaactgaaaatgctcaatggcatgggcagcatctgtggagggggaaGTAGAGTTAACGTTTCAAGTAAATGAGCTTTCATCAGCTGCTCAGTACTTCCAGGATCaaacatagaccagtacagcactggaacaggcctttcggcccacaatgtctgtgtaaaACAAGATGCCaagcccaactcttatctgcctgcacgtgatccatatccctatgtGCCCTCCGTATCCAAAGTCTTCaaaatgggccaagtgtttgattataatctgatttccatacatgaatataccaaggtcattcatgtgctgcacctgttgatcagagcctggctcgacTGTGGAAtgaaattaggaatgtaatttagcctaaccttattcatagctaatccaatttaaagcataaatattgcattcaagggtaagttaaaagacttgctacagtatgcaccagattgctcaatttcaagctgaaaaatgcaaaagttccgtaccaatgggaaggGGGACAATTATGGAGGAATTGATGATGGGATCTGTATGTTTTCCTCACTAATATAATAtccacattggttgttttaaatacCAATTGTGAGAGAGTAAATAAGGAAGAAATCTAGGCAAGCTTTCGGAATGTGACggactgaactgcagatgctggtttacaccgaagatagacacaaaatgctggagtaactcagcaggagaggcagcatctcttgagagaaggaatgggtctgaagaagggtcttgaccagaaacgccacccagGGCTTTGGAATGGTTGATAAAAAGATGCCATTAAACACTGCCTAAATTTCAAggttcagggcagcacagtggcacagctggtagagttgacgccagagacccgggtttgatcctgaccttgggtgctgtctgtacggagtttgcacgttctccctgtgtcccagATAACTGGGTTCCTGACCTCaggcgcatgggtttcctcctggttcctcccacattttccaaagacgtgcattgtatgttaattggtttctctaaattgcctccagtgtgtagggagtggatgctaaagtgtgataacatagaactagtgtggatagGTTCGATGGTTCTTTTTTGTCATGTATgctcagcacagtgaaattcttttgcacaacccacaaatgcacactTGCCATATTCTGGCGCCATTTGCAAAGAAAAAGCccaaagtccggtccacatgCTGGAAGTACTGGAGCGACTCTGaggcaggtaagccccaggctgctgcagcccCGTGacctgacgtccctctcctcacccgaccATCTTTGTGCCCCGGAGCCTCCTGCACACGACTTTGAAGGTGTTGGAGTCAATTCCCTCTCCTACCAGCCCACTCCtcccttccatccctccctccctcctcaactcACCGGTCTGCGGGGCTTCCGAGCTTCCCGCTTGTTGGCAGCAGCCCGCCGGGTCTTTGTTCTCATCGGCTGTCGTGTGCGTCCTTCTCAGCCGGTTgctcgctggtctgtgtggatttggtgggccaacgggcctgtttccacgctgtatcactaaaccaaaGTAATCTCTGTACTAAACAAagcaagtcaatagacaataggcaataggtgcaggagtaggccatttagtccttagagccagctgatcatccccaatcagtacccctttccatggctgatcatccccaatcagtaccccgttcctgccttctccccatattccctgactccactatctttaagagccctatctagctctctcttgaaagtatccagagaaccggcctccaccgcactctgaggcagagaattccacagactcacaactctgagaaaaagtgttttctcatttcccttctaaatggcttactccttattcttaaactgtggcccctgtttctggactccccccatcatcgggaacatgttccctgcctctagcatgtccaaaccctttataatcttatatgtttcaatgagatcccctctcatcctaaactccagagtgtacaagcccagctgctccagtctCTGCAGTGCTCTACAGTGTTGAACTGTTATCTGTGCTaacaacagaacaattacattcttactgccCTCAGCAATATTTGGACTATAACAGCagtacacacaaacaaataaaacaatcaaaattcaacaaattcacaactgtagtTCTAGTGCAAAAAATCCCCAAATCCATAATGCAGCTATAGACACAACGAaggtcatagttgctgaggttagtgttgtggaaTGTTCAATATGGTtgctaggaagaagctgttcttgaactagTTGTTCTAAGatcattgacacaaaatgctggagttaactcagcgggacaggcaacatctctggagagaaagaatgggtgacgtttcaggtcaagacccttcttcatgttctAAGATCACGTTGAGTTTCTTGTAAAATTTCCTGACTTGAGAGGTTGTCCGTTCAGTCGCGGAGTTACATTttgtgggactttattccttggagtgcaggaggctgaggagtgatcttattgagatatataagattttaaactttagagatacagcgcagaaacaggctcttaagtccatcgagtctgcgcagaccagcgatcaccacagcatacactagcattatcctccacacactagggacaatttacaatttaccgaagcaaattaacctacaaacctgtacgtcctttggagtgtgagaggaagccggagcacccggagaaaacccatgtggtctcaaggaaaacttacaaactccatatagacagcacccgcggtcaagaTCGAACCATACCACTAAGATTATGAGGGGATTAGATtgggtgaatacacagagtcttttaaccATAGCAGGGGAGTCAGAACCAGAGggaatgggtttaaggtgagaggggaaagatttaaacataTGCCCCTTTAGCTCTTCATTCCCTGACTGGGAAAAAGGCTCCGTGCATTTACCCGGTCCCTCATAGAATATGAACAgtacagagcaggaacaggcccttcagcccacaatgtctgtgccgaacatgatgcctagataaACCCATCATATCTTcctgtacatggtccatatctctccaactcGTGCAtcacctcttaaatgtcactattaactgcttgtgattttatactcctctatagagtctcttgcccagagtaggataattgagaaccagaggtgggaaagatttataggaacatagaaacatagaaattaggtgcaggagtaggccattcggcccttcgagcctgcaccgccattcaatatgatcatggctgatcatccaactcagtatcccgtacctgccttctctccataccctctgattcccttagccacaagggccacatctaactccctcttaaatatagccaatgaactggcctcgactaccctctgtggcagggagttccagagattcaccactctctgtgtgaaaaaagttcttctcatctcgtttttaaaggatttcccccttatccttaagctgtgaccccttgtcctggacttccccaacatcgggagcaatcttcctgcatctagcctgtccaaccccttaagaattttgtaagtttctataagatcccctctcaatctcctaaattctagagagtataaaccaagtctatccagtctttcttcataagacagtcctgacatcccaggaatcagtctggtgaaccttctctgcactccctctatggcaataatgtccttcctcagatttggagaccaaaactgtacgcaatactccaggtgtggtctcaccaagaccctgtacaactgcagtagaacctccctgctcctatactcaaatccttttgctatgaaagctaacataccattcgctttcttcactgcctgctgcacctgcatgcccactttcaatgactggtgtaccatgacacccaggtctcgctgcatctccccttttcctagtcggccaccatttagataatagtctgctttcctgtttttgccaccaaaatggagaacctcacatgtatccacattatactgcatctgccaaacatttgcccactcacccagcctatccaagtcaccttgcagtctcctagcatcctcctcacagctaacactgccccccagcttagtgtcatccgcaaacttggagatattgccttcaattccctcatccagatcattaatatatattgtaaatagctggggtcccagcactgagccttgcggtaccccactagtcactgcctgccattatgaaaaggacccgtttactcctactctttgcttcctgtttgccagccagttctctatccacatcaatactgaacctccaatgccgtgtgctttaagtttgtaaactaatctcttatgtgggaccttgtcgaaagccttctggaagtccagatacaccacatccactggttctcccctatccacgctactagttacatcctcgaaaaattctataagattcgtcagacatgatttaccttttgtaaatcattgctgactttgtccaatgatttcaccacttttatatagcactctagcagtttccccactaccgatgttagactaactggtctgtaattccccgttttctctctccctcccttcttaaaaagtggggttacgtttgcaacccgccaatcctcaggaactactccagaatctaaagagttttgaaagattattacctaagaacctgagggctaacttttttacacaaagggtggtgggtgtatggaacgagctgccagaggaggtagttgaggcagggactatcccaatatttaagaaccatttgtacaggtacatgggacAGGTTTATAAGGATATCGGCCAAAGGTAAGCAGGTGGGAATAGtatagatgtgacatgttggtctgtgtgggcaagttgggctgaaggacctgtttccacgctctatgactctatgactataatatcaccactcagcctcctgtaCTCCATTTATTAAAGTGTGCACGACCTGTCCCATTCGCTCAGGCCCTCGAGGCCTGGCatcgtccttgtaaatcttctctgctcgcTTTCCAGTTTTATGCGATCTTTCCGCAAGCagtccctttttccttccacccacaatatttaatatgtaaaagaatatgtgattctgttccattctgtttgtagtttgtttgattgtttgtttgtttgtctttttgcacaaagtccgtgagcattgccacttttcatttcactgcacatctcgtatgtgtatgtgacgaataaacttgacttgacttgacaaagctGAATACATTATTCGAAATGCAGTTCACcaaatgtatgaaggaactgcaggtgccagtttctaccgaagttagacacaaaatgctggagtaacttagcgggtcagacagcatctctgtataaAAGGTATAGTTGACATTTCGAGTGGgaatccttcttcacactcaagaagggttctgacccaaaatatcacctcttccttttctacagtgatgctgcctgacccgctgagttactccagcattttgtgtctatatcttcacCAAATATAAGTTGAGCCCAGTATGCAGAAACGCTGTCAAACATATTTTAGCACAGCAATGTCAGAATAGGTAGAATCAATcagcccaattcgtccatgccgatcaagatgccccatttacgctagacccacctgcccatatttggcccatacccatctaaacctgtccaaatgtcttttcaatgttgttatagtacctgcctcaacaacctcctccagctgctcattccatacagccaccacacTCTCCATGAAAAGAttccccctcaagttcctattaaatctttcctcccctcaccttaaacctatgtgctctggttcttgattcccctacgctgggtaaaagattcaaggcattttcctatccttgtacctattgttatagtacctttaAATATCCTTCTAGtacctttaaatgttgttctagtaCCTTTAACTATTCTTCTAGTATCTTTAACTGTTATTGTACAGTTTATTGTTGTTATAGTACCGTTAACCGTTGTTATAGAATCACTGTCTTGAAGGGGGGAGTAATTTGGAGAGATCAGATGTGTGCGAGTGGAATTGTGGATCCCAAGGGCACTGACATTGGACACAGGGCTGCCACAGGATGGCGGTTGgtatttggggatgatcagaaggTCACAAGTGTTATTCCATCCTTCCAGACTGCATCTGAACTCAAACGGCAATGGTGAAAGGTCACTATTTAATCCATGACTCTGACCTACCCGAGCAGCAGCTCGAAGAATCAATCACTCACATCATACCATGTTGAAATGAGTCCTGACATTTGTCCAACCTGACACATTGATTCAAAGCACAGCAAAGAAGCGATACAGAGTGAAGGCACAGATTCTTTTACCCAGGATTGGGGAATCAAAAATAGACAGTGAATACAGggtttagatcagtttagttccttcggcccactgagtccatggcgaccatcgatcaccccatacactagttgtatactgcacatagaaacatagaaaataagtgcaggaggatgccattcggctcttcgagccagcaccgccattcattgtgatcatggctgatcatcc
This genomic stretch from Amblyraja radiata isolate CabotCenter1 chromosome 4, sAmbRad1.1.pri, whole genome shotgun sequence harbors:
- the chst9 gene encoding carbohydrate sulfotransferase 9, yielding MTRMPRGRCHPKDLANVMKMRHIFLSVLFFGSAGLLFITYLHIWMEEQPTVLKIRQDRITKLWKDPSKSPRKDRTVFQSGSVVGDGAERVSDEIASESLMSTSSMAQDLVKRRLFQQRRMRTLLLKRFMEPRSNLTSLQLSTWSLAVGAVHEQRRRFLASFCKTFYINKHRRSLIRLVSQVYVEERHKLLYCEVPKAGCSNWKRILMVLSGEASSPHNISHDFVHTSKKLRRLDSYNLREANELLNGFTKVLFVRDPMERLVSAFRDKFEHPNNYYHPVFGKAILKKYRANASEEALKTGSGVRFSEFVRYLLDPHKPIGMDIHWEQISKLCSPCLINYDFIGKFESLEQDANYFLKLIGAPQGLRFPSFKDRHSADERTTSTVVNQYLVQITPFERQQLYNFYNMDYLMFNYSKPHL